The genomic segment TCATGAAAAAGTAAGCTCGTCACAACGGTCTGGGATACAGGCCGTTGTGACTTGAAAGGGAGGTTACGATGAATCGTTTTCAACAGGCACTGGAAGAGAAGCCGTTTCTGCTCATGGTCAGTCTCCCGCAAAATGATGAGACCTTGGCCAGAGCAGCGATGGAGGAAGGTGCAGATGGCTTGAAGATGCACATCAATGTGTACCACCGTGCCAGTGGCAATCGGTTCGGTCCTTTGGCTGAATATACGGACTTTCTCCAAACGATACGCAGCCAGTTCGCAGGGCCGATTGGCATTGTCCCGGGCGGGTCAATGGAGGAGCTCAATCCCGAGGAAATCAAGCAGTTCGATTCGCTGGGAATCGACTTCATCTCCATCTATGGTCATCATTTGCCAGCCTCCCTTTTGAAAATCGGAGGGGTGACGAGTACGTTTGCCATCGATGATCAGTTTGATTTGAATCGATTGGAAGCTGTGAAGCATTTTCCCATGACCGCATTGGAGGCGTCGATTATTCCGGGGAGTGAGTATGGCACGAGACTTACGTTTGCCGACCTGCTCACCTATCGGTACATCGTAGAGAAGGCAGGCATTCCCATTATCGTCCCAACACAGCGAAAAATTGTGGCAGAGGATATGGAAGCTCTGCGGGAAACGGGGGTACGTGTCCTGTTAGCAGGAGCGATGGCGATCGGGAGAACCGAGGATGAAATTCGCCGTTCCATCCATGCATTGCGGAATGCGATTGACAACTAAGGAGGGATCGTATGGAGAGCAAGTTGAATGTCCCGCTCTCTCCTGATAAGAGAACAAGTGGCACAAGGAAAAAATCCTTCAACCGGGAAGCGAATCTGACAGGATGGCTGTTTATAAGTCCGATGGTCATCGGGTTTGTGGCGCTGTTGCTAGGCCCGCTCTTGCTCGCGCTGTACATGAGCTTTACGGATTGGCCGTTACTAGGGGAAGCCGAATTTATTGGTTTGGAAAATTACAGAGCGATCTTTCAGGATGCCGAATTTTGGACGGTCGTGGGCAATACATTTACGTTCTCGGCCGGACTCGTCCCCTTGAACATCGTGTTGGCGTTGGGGTTGGCCTTGCTGCTTGTGCGCAAGCTGCCGGGGATCGGGATTTTCCGCACGGCCATTTTTGTGCCGGTCATGACATCACTGATCGTCTGGGCAATTGTGTGGAAGTATTTGTTTGCGACAGACACAGGGTTTATCAATCAAATCTTGCAGATGTTCGGGATTACAGGTCCCTCGTGGCTTTACAATCCAAAGCTGGCAATGCCAGTGGTGATCGTGACGAGTGTCCTGAAAAATGTGGGCTTGAACATGGTTCTGTTCATCGCTGCCTTACAGCAGGTGCCCGTTCACTTATATGAGGCGGCACGCATTGATGGAGCTAGTCGGACGCGTCAATTGTTTCAGATTACGATCCCGATGATCAGTCCGACGGTTTTTTTAACCACGTTGTTGACGATCATCGGCTCACTCAAGGTATTTGGGCAGATTTACGTCATGACTCAGGGTGGTCCGGATAACAGTACAAAGGTGCTCGTCTATTACATTTGGGAGCGTGCCTTCAAAAACTTTGAATTCGGCTATGCGTCTGCACTTGCCTTTGTGCTGTTCTTTATCATTTTAGTGTTCACGCTCTTGCAGTGGCAGTTTAGAAAAAGGTGGGTGTTCCATGAAGAGTAATCGCCACGGATTACATGCGGGCAAGTTATTGGGGATTGGCGGTCACTATGTAGCGTTAGGAGCGATATCCCTACTGATGCTGGTGCCTTTTTTGTGGATGCTCTCTACATCGTTAAAAGAGCCAGCCAAAATATTTGTCTTTCCGCCAGAGTTTATCCCTTCGTCGATCCGCTTGGAGAACTACACGGAGGTTTTGGCGAATACGCCGTTTCATTTGTTCTATTGGAACAGTCTGTACATTGCGATTCTGGTCACGGTTGGAACAGTATTATTCGCCTCGATTGCGGGCTATGCGTTTGCCCGTATTCCGTTTCGCGGGCGTAATATCGTCTTTCTGGTGCTGCTGTCGACGATGATGATCCCGCATGAGGTGACGTCGATTCCGATGTTTTTGTTCATGCGCATGCTTGGATTTATCAATACGCATGTGCCACTGATCGTGCTTCCCATTTTCGGGGCAGGCGGAATTTTTGGTGTGTTCGTCATGCGCCAGTTTTTCCTCGGGATTCCGAAAGAACTGGAGGAGGCGGCGATGATTGATGGCTGCTCGCGTTGGCGGATTTACTGGAGCATCATGCTGCCACTGGCGAAGCCAGCCATCGCGACGCTGACGATTTTTACGTTTTTGACGAGTTGGAACGAGTTTTACGATCCGCTCATTTTCATCAACGACAGAGAGCTGATGACGCTGCCGCTCGCTTTGTCCTTGTTTACGGATGAAGTAGGGACAGCTTGGCATCATCTGATGAGTGCGTCCGTCATGGCGACCTTGCCGCTTTTGATCGTGTTCTTTTTCGCCCAAAAGCAGTTTATCGAGGGAGTATCGATGACGGGTCTAAAAGATTAAAGGAAGTTCAACAAGGAGTGAGTGCAGATGGAGCGAGTAGTGGAAGCAGATGTAGTCGTGGTAGGCGGGGGGCCAGCAGGAATCAGTGCCGCTCTCGCCAGCGGGCGATTGGGAGCCAAAACGATCCTGATCGAGCGTTACGGCTTTCTCGGAGGGATGTCGACGATTGCGCTCGTTTATCCGTGGATGACGTTTCATACGGAGAAAGGCGAGCAAGTCATCAAAGGAATTGCACAGGAAATCGTCGACCGCTTGCAAGAAAAGGGGGGATCGCCTGGACATTTGCAGGATACGGTGGGATTCGTCAGTACAGTCACGCCGTATCATCCGGAAATTTACAAGCTGGTAGCCGTGGAAATGCTCAAGGAAGCGGGCGTCAAGCTTTTTGTACACAGCTTTGTCGATCATGTGAAGGTAGAGGGGAAAGAGATTACTTCGGTTACGCTCACCAGCAAATCGGGCAAGTATGAAATCAAGGCCAAGGTGTTCGTCGATGCGACAGGAGATGCAGATATCGCTTATTTATCGGGAGCGCCGACGAGCAAAGGTCGAGATGCAGATGGGCTGACACAGCCGATGACCATGAAGTTTCGCATGCGCGGCGTCGATCTGGAGCAGGTGAAAGAGTATATGCTTAATCATCCGGATGAGTTTTATCATAAGACGCCGTTTTCACAGTTGTCGTCCATTCCATTGACGGGTGTTCAAGGCTTTTATACGCATTGGAAGTTGTCAGGTGTTCCGATTAATCGAGATCAAGTTCTGTTTTTCACAGGGCCCGAGAGCGATGAAGTTCTGATCAATTGCACGCGGGTGCAGGGGCTGGATGGAACAGATGTTGAGGATTTGACGGAAGCAGAGGAAGAAGGGAGACGTCAAGTGTTAATGATGTCTGAATTTTTAAAAAACAAAGTTCCGGGTTTTGCGAAAGCATCCATCTCCGCAGTCGGAACGCAAATTGGCATCCGTGAGACACGCAGAATCGTCGGGGAGTACAGTTTGACGATCGAAGACGTGGTTGCGGGCAGGCGTTTTCCGGATGTCGTCGCACGAAGCGGCTATCCGGTTGACATTCACGATCCTTCTGGCAAAGGCGTAGTAGCAGCAGATATTGAAGGGGAGGGCGCTTATGACATTCCATATCGATGCCTGCTCCCTCAGTCTATCGACAACCTGCTTGCGGCGGGGCGTTGTATCTCTACGACGCATGAGGCGCTGGCTACGATCAGGCTCACCCCGAGCTGTATGGCTACAGGGCAAGCAGCAGGTACAGCAGCGGCCATTGCGTTTCACGACAAGACCACTCCGCGTTTGATTCACGTAGCGAAATTACAGGAACAATTGCGTCTAGCGAATGCCGTCCTTGATTAAACCTTTTCATGTTGAAAGGAGATTGGATCTATGAAAAAGTTGCGCGTTGTCATTTCGACACTGGCTATGGCAGCACTAGTAACAGGCATGGTTCCATTTGCGCAGACGAGTATAGTTGCGGCGAAAAAAGCGTCACCCAAGCCAATTGCCAACGTCGCCCTTGTTCCCCTCGATGATCGCCCGGTCAATACGTATTTTCCGCAAATGTCAGCACGGGCAGGCGGGGTGGAGGCGATTATGCCGGATGAAGACATGCTGGGTCACTTTATGACCCCGGGCGATGGGGAAGAAATTGGCGATTGGCTGATCAAACAAGCAAGCAAAGTGGACGGCTCAGTCATCTCTGTCAGCATGCTGGCATATGGCGGGCTGGTTGCGTCCCGTACCGATCAACAGTCCTATGAAGATGCCCTGTCGAATATCGAAGCCATTAAGAGACTGAGAGATAAACATTCCAAAAAGCCGATCTACGTCT from the Brevibacillus brevis genome contains:
- a CDS encoding carbohydrate ABC transporter permease → MESKLNVPLSPDKRTSGTRKKSFNREANLTGWLFISPMVIGFVALLLGPLLLALYMSFTDWPLLGEAEFIGLENYRAIFQDAEFWTVVGNTFTFSAGLVPLNIVLALGLALLLVRKLPGIGIFRTAIFVPVMTSLIVWAIVWKYLFATDTGFINQILQMFGITGPSWLYNPKLAMPVVIVTSVLKNVGLNMVLFIAALQQVPVHLYEAARIDGASRTRQLFQITIPMISPTVFLTTLLTIIGSLKVFGQIYVMTQGGPDNSTKVLVYYIWERAFKNFEFGYASALAFVLFFIILVFTLLQWQFRKRWVFHEE
- a CDS encoding carbohydrate ABC transporter permease translates to MKSNRHGLHAGKLLGIGGHYVALGAISLLMLVPFLWMLSTSLKEPAKIFVFPPEFIPSSIRLENYTEVLANTPFHLFYWNSLYIAILVTVGTVLFASIAGYAFARIPFRGRNIVFLVLLSTMMIPHEVTSIPMFLFMRMLGFINTHVPLIVLPIFGAGGIFGVFVMRQFFLGIPKELEEAAMIDGCSRWRIYWSIMLPLAKPAIATLTIFTFLTSWNEFYDPLIFINDRELMTLPLALSLFTDEVGTAWHHLMSASVMATLPLLIVFFFAQKQFIEGVSMTGLKD
- a CDS encoding FAD-dependent oxidoreductase, whose product is MERVVEADVVVVGGGPAGISAALASGRLGAKTILIERYGFLGGMSTIALVYPWMTFHTEKGEQVIKGIAQEIVDRLQEKGGSPGHLQDTVGFVSTVTPYHPEIYKLVAVEMLKEAGVKLFVHSFVDHVKVEGKEITSVTLTSKSGKYEIKAKVFVDATGDADIAYLSGAPTSKGRDADGLTQPMTMKFRMRGVDLEQVKEYMLNHPDEFYHKTPFSQLSSIPLTGVQGFYTHWKLSGVPINRDQVLFFTGPESDEVLINCTRVQGLDGTDVEDLTEAEEEGRRQVLMMSEFLKNKVPGFAKASISAVGTQIGIRETRRIVGEYSLTIEDVVAGRRFPDVVARSGYPVDIHDPSGKGVVAADIEGEGAYDIPYRCLLPQSIDNLLAAGRCISTTHEALATIRLTPSCMATGQAAGTAAAIAFHDKTTPRLIHVAKLQEQLRLANAVLD